The window ggggggggggggggggggggggggggggggggggggggggggggggggggggggggggggggggggggggggggggggggggggggggggggggggggggggggggggggggggggggggggggggggggggggggggggggggggggggggggggggggggggggggggggggggggggggggggggggggggggggggggggggggggggggggggggggggggggggggggggggggggggggggggggggggggggggggggggggggggggggggggggggggggggggggggggggggggggggggggggggggggggggggggggggggggggggggggggggggggggggggggggggggggggggggggggggggggggggggggggggggggggggggggggggggggggggggggggggggggggggggggggggggggggggggggggggggggggggggggggggggggggggggggggggggggggggggggggggggggggggggggggggggggggggggggggggggggggggggggggggggggggggggggggggggggggggggggggggggggggggggggggggggggggggggggggggggggggggggggggggggggggggggggggggggggggggggggggggggggggggggggggggggggggggggggggggggggggggggggggggggggggggggggggggggggggggggggggggggggggggggggggggggggggggggggggggggggggggggggggggggggggggggggggggggggggggggggggggggggggggggggggggggggggggggggggggggggggggggggggggggggggggggggggggggggggggggggggggggggggggggggggggggggggggggggggggggggggggggggggggggggggggggggggggggggggggggggggggggggggggggggggggggggggggggggggggggggggggggggggggggggggggggggggggggggggggggggggggggggggggggggggggggggggggggggggggggggggggggggggggggggggggggggggggggggggggggggggggggggggggggggggggggggggggggggggggggggggggggggggggggggggggggggggggggggggggggggggggggggggggggggggggggggggggggggggggggggggggggggggggggggggggggggggggggggggggggggggggggggggggggggggggggggggggggggggggggggggggggggggggggggggggggggggggggggggggggggggggggggggggggggggggggggggggggggggggggggggggggggggggggggggggggggggggggggggggcccgagcccgagcccgagcccgcCCGCAGCGCGGCCGGCGGCGGGTACAGCACCTGCGGCGCGTTGTCGTTCTCgtccaccaccagcagcagcaccgaCACGTTGCTGCTCAGCGCCGGCGCGCCGCCGTCCTCCGCACGCACCCACAGCCGCAGCTCGCGCACCTGCTCGTAGTCCAAGGAGCGCAGCGCGTACAGCGCGCCCGTCTCCGCCTGCACCGACACGTACGACGACAGCGGCGCGCCCCGCACCCGCCCCTCCGACAGCCGGTACCGCACGCGCGCGTTCTGCCCCCAGTCCGCGTCCGTCGCGCGCACCGTCAGCACCAGCGCGCCCGCCGCGTTGTTCTCCGCCAGCCGCGCGCTGTAGCGCTCCTCCGCGAACACCGGCGCGTTGTCGTTCACGTCCAGCACGCGCAGCGCCAGCACCGCGCTGCTCTGCAGCGCCGGCGACCCGCCGTCGGCCGCCCGCACCGTCACGTTGTACTCCGACACCTGCTCTCGGTCCAGCTCTCTCGCTGTCACCACACGGTAATAGTCTTTATAggatttctccagcctgaatGGGACATCCTTGTCAAGCGAGCAGCGCACCTCGCCGTTAGCCCCCGAGTCCCGGTCCTGCACGTGCAGCAGGGCCACAACAGTTCCCGGCTGGGCATCTTCCGGGATCTCGTTCAGCTTTGACGATACTGTCAGTACGGGCACATTGTCATTCACATCTGTTACTGTGATCGCTACCTTTGCAGTGTCAAAAAGAGCTCCACTATCATGTGCCTCTACTTCCAATTCATATGAATCGCCTTCCTCGAAATCCAGGCTACGCAACAGCTTGATAGCTCCAGTTTCAGTATCCAGATGAAAAATATCCGATACCATATGTGTCGCTTTCTTCATAGAATATTTCACTTGTCCGTTCGACCCCTCGTCAGCGTCGGTGGCGGTTACAGTGACAAGGACGGAGCCAACGGGTACGTCCTCGGGCACACGCACCGTGTACTCCGCCTGGCTGAACACGGGCGCGTTGTCGTTCGCATCCACCACCGTCACTCGGATCCGAGCCGTGCCCGTCCGTGCCGGATCGCCGCCGTCCATCGCCCTCAGCACCAGCTCGTGAAACGCCGCCTCCTCCCGGTCCAGCGCCTTCGCCAGCACCAGCTCGGGACGCTGATCGCCGCCGGGGCCCGCCTGCACGGCCAGCGAGAAGTGCTCGTCACCGCTCAGCTCGtagctctgcagggaattcgGTCCTAAATCTGCGTCTTGTGCTTCTCGGAGGGGAAATGGGGTCATGAGCCCTAGGTAGCGGAAATCGCGCCCCCGATCCTGTCATCTCGCTCATTCTCAGCTCCGTTTCTGCCTCTCGGAAGCTGGGAGGGTTGTCATTTATGTCCGTGATTTCTACTTCGATTCCGTAAACCTGCATTTCCCCCTCAACGATCAGCTCACAGCGCAGCACGCATTGCTGCACACGCTCGCATAGCTGCTCTCTGTCGATCCTCTCCGCCGTCACTAAATGACCCGTCTTCCCGTGCAGAGCGAAATACTGCGTCCTACCTCTTTCTGTTACGTGGATGCCGCGCTCGATTAGAGccggcagctgcagccccaagTCCTTGGCCACGTCGCCCACGAACGAGCCCTTGGGCATCTCCTCGGGCACCGAGTAGCGCAGCTGCCCCCACGCCGCCTCCCACGCCGCCAGCAGcatcacccagagcagagctcgCTGCCGCCGGCCCCAGCGCCTCCCCGCCGCGCACatctctgggggggggggggggggggggggggggggggggggggggggggggggggggggggggggggggggggggggggggggggggggggggggggggggggggggggggggggggggggggggggggggggggggggggggggggggggggggggggggggggggggggggggggggggggggggggggggggggggggggggggggggggggggggggggggggggggggggggggggggggggggggggggggggggggggggggggggggggggggggggggggggggggggggggggggggggggggggggggggggggggggggggggggggggggggggggggggggggggggggggggggggggggggggggggggggg is drawn from Ficedula albicollis isolate OC2 unplaced genomic scaffold, FicAlb1.5 N00708, whole genome shotgun sequence and contains these coding sequences:
- the LOC101817778 gene encoding LOW QUALITY PROTEIN: protocadherin gamma-A5-like (The sequence of the model RefSeq protein was modified relative to this genomic sequence to represent the inferred CDS: deleted 1 base in 1 codon), with product MCAAGRRWGRRQRALLWVMLLAAWEAAWGQLRYSVPEEMPKGSFVGDVAKDLGLQLPALIERGIHVTERGRTQYFALHGKTGHLVTAERIDREQLCERVQQCVLRCELIVEGEMQVYGIEVEITDINDNPPSFREAETELRMSEMTGSGARFPLPRLMTPFPLREAQDADLGPNSLQSYELSGDEHFSLAVQAGPGGDQRPELVLAKALDREEAAFHELVLRAMDGGDPARTGTARIRVTVVDANDNAPVFSQAEYTVRVPEDVPVGSVLVTVTATDADEGSNGQVKYSMKKATHMVSDIFHLDTETGAIKLLRSLDFEEGDSYELEVEAHDSGALFDTAKVAITVTDVNDNVPVLTVSSKLNEIPEDAQPGTVVALLHVQDRDSGANGEVRCSLDKDVPFRLEKSYKDYYRVVTARELDREQVSEYNVTVRAADGGSPALQSSAVLALRVLDVNDNAPVFAEERYSARLAENNAAGALVLTVRATDADWGQNARVRYRLSEGRVRGAPLSSYVSVQAETGALYALRSLDYEQVRELRLWVRAEDGGAPALSSNVSVLLLVVDENDNAPQVLYPPPAALRAGSGSGS